From the Dehalococcoidia bacterium genome, the window GTCGTGGTCGCGGCGGCGGTGATGGTGATGCCGCGCTCGCGCTCCTGGGGCATCCAGTCCATTACGGTCGTGCCTTCATGGACCTCGCCCAGCTTGTACGTTTTGCCCGTGAAGAAGAGCACGCGCTCGCTGACCGTGGTCTTGCCGGCGTCAATGTGGGCTATGAATCCGATATTTCGGAGTTTTTCGATGGGCAAAGGTCTAGACATATTATTTCAATTAGCTAGGAAGCTACTCCAGCCTCTCAGGTGTTTTACCAGCGATAGTGGACGAAGGCGCGGTTGGCCTCTGCCATCTTGTGCAGGTCCTCGCGCCGCTTGATCGCGGACCCCTGGCCCCGCGCGGCATCAGTGATCTCCGCCGCCAACCGTTGAGCCATGGGCTTGCCCGTGCGGGCGCGGGCCCCGCCCAACAGCCAGCGAATGGCCAGGGCAAGGCGTCGCTCGGGCCGGATCTCGACGGGGACCTGGTAGGTGGCGCCGCCCACGCGGCGGGGCTTCACTTCCAGGAGAGGCGTGACGTTCCGGATGGCCTGCTCCAGCGCGTCCAGAGCGGGCTTCTTGGTCTCTTTCTCCGTCATGTCCATAGCTTGGTAAACGATGCGCTCGGCCACGCTCTTCTTGCCCTGCATCATCACTTTGTTGATAAGCCGGGCAACGAGCACGCTGTTGTGCCGCGTATCGGGAGTAACAGTTCTTGGTACAGCTTTTCGACGACGCATGTTCTTGTCCTACTGGGCCGGGGCCGGAGCGGCGGTCTCTCCGCCACCGGCGGGCGCGGCGGCACCCTTCCCCTTCTTGGCCCCATACTTGCTGCGGCCCTGGCGGCGGTTCTGCACGCCTGCTGAGTCTAGGGTGCCGCGGATAATGTGGTAGCGGACGCCCGGCAGGTCAGGGACGCGGCCGCCTCGAAGCAGGACCACCGAGTGCTCCTGCAGGTTATGGCCCTCGCCGGGAATGTATGCGGTAACCTCTACCTGGTTCGTCAGGCGTACACGGGCGATCTTACGGAGCGCCGAGTTCGGCTTCTTGGGGGTCATGGTGCGCACCTGTATGCACACTCCCCGCTTTTGGGGCGAACCCTTGGCAGTGAATTTACGGTTCTGCTCAAGGGCGTTGTGCCAAACGCGCAACGCCGGGGCCTTGCTTTTCCTGCGGGACCCCTTGCGACCCTTCCGTACGAGCTGGTTTACCGTTGGCATGAGCTAGTCTCCTGACGAAATGCACAAAAACTTATGATACCTGGAAAACCGCTCGTTGACAAGCGAGCAGCCAAATAGAAAAGTTATCATGTTTGCCTCTGAATGTCAAGGTTGTGGGAGC encodes:
- the rpsG gene encoding 30S ribosomal protein S7, with product MRRRKAVPRTVTPDTRHNSVLVARLINKVMMQGKKSVAERIVYQAMDMTEKETKKPALDALEQAIRNVTPLLEVKPRRVGGATYQVPVEIRPERRLALAIRWLLGGARARTGKPMAQRLAAEITDAARGQGSAIKRREDLHKMAEANRAFVHYRW
- the rpsL gene encoding 30S ribosomal protein S12, which translates into the protein MPTVNQLVRKGRKGSRRKSKAPALRVWHNALEQNRKFTAKGSPQKRGVCIQVRTMTPKKPNSALRKIARVRLTNQVEVTAYIPGEGHNLQEHSVVLLRGGRVPDLPGVRYHIIRGTLDSAGVQNRRQGRSKYGAKKGKGAAAPAGGGETAAPAPAQ